Part of the Cellulomonas taurus genome, CGCGGGGTCGAAGTACTGGGTGTATTGCGCGAATTCCCTGGTGCCGATCAGCGTCGACCACGCCCCGATCATGCTGGTCGTGCGCATGATCTGCACCGCCGGGTGGTCCTCGAACGGGGCAGCGGCATCCAGGGCCGGTTCGAGCGGGGCGATGTCCGCAACCGGGTACGGCGGACCGGTGGGCGATGGCTCAGCGGTCGAGTCATCGGTGCACGCAGCCGATACCAGGGCGGCCGCGAGCATGAGCGCGGTCAGGATGCGTCGGCGGGTGCGGGCGGTCATGGCATGTCTCCCCGGTTCACCGAATGGCGGTCGCCGTCCTCGTCGATGGTGGTGACGTCGTACATGTCGTCGGTGGTGGGGCTGTTGAGCGCGGTGGCTTTGTCTCCGTACTCGGTCATCGCCTCATTGACCAGGGTCTGGGCGGTGGTGGGGTAGGCGGGGTCGATCTGCTCCCACGGGCCGACTAGGCCCTGGTCGAGTGCGTTCTGCAGGGTGGCGTGCCCTTGGTCGATCCCGGCCTGCTCGGTGATGTTTCCGGTGGCGGATTCGCGGATGGCGGTGATCTCCTCCGGGGAGAGCATGTCGCCCCAGTGGTCTTGGGCCAGCAGGTCGAGGTTCCCGGCGGCGATGTCGATCAGCCAGTCCACGGCTGCTGAGCCCGTGCTGACCCCGGGGATGATCCCGATGATTCGCATCATGGTGTCCAGGTCCTGACGGGACTGGGCGTCGAGGGCTTCGGCGTGGTGGGCTGCCTCGGCGGTACAGGACGCCTGCGTCAGCCCGTACACACCTCCCAACCCGCGCAGCAGCTTCTCAGCCGTCTCCCGATCCGGGTGACCCGCCCCGGTGACGTGTGCGAACACCTGTTGTCCGTAGTCACCGACGGCAGCACCGATCGTCCCCAGTGCTGCCAGGTCAGTGGTCGCGATCCCCAACACCCGGGACAGGTTCCCCAACGGCACCCCGAACGCCGGGACCTCCACCAACCGGCCATCGATGAGGACCGTTGCCTTGTCCTGCCCATCTTCCGTTTCGGCCACCGTCACCATGCCGCCGAGATCGGCACCGATCTCCGGCACAAAGGTGGCCAGCGCCTGCGCGATGTCGAGTTGCGCGGCACCGGACATGGTCCCGACCTGCAGGTGCTGGTTCCCGCCGAGCCGTTCGGTGGCCAGGGCAGCGAACTGCACGATCCCGGTCCAGGTCGCGCCCAGCGGGTCGTTGCTGTGCGCCTGGAGCCCTTCGGAGCTGTTCACGATCGCGTCGATCAGCGCTGCGGGTCCCTCGAACCCGTCATCACCCCAGTCGTAGCGCCCGAACCAGTAGTCGCTGACCCCGTCCGCGCCCAGCAGGTCCATGGCTTGTGCGGGGATGGCGGTCAGCTGGTCGAAGATCGCGCCCATCAGGGTGGGCACCGACCCGCCGAGGTTCCGGCGCACCTCGGCGTCGTACTCGGCGCGGGTGTACCCGTAGAAGTCGATGGTCGGCAGTGAGGCCCGGGTGATCAGCGCGAACCGCTCGGGGTCACCGGCCCGGATCTGCTCGACCCGGGTGAACGCGCCCACGGCGACCTGGGGGTTCAGTCCGGGGGTCCCCAGCAGGGACGGGACGATCATCGAACGGGCGTAACCGTCCATGGTGTCCACCAGGCCGGTGCCCCAGCCCTGCGCGGTCGGGGCGTCCCAGGTGGTCGACGCGGTGGCCAGCCCCACACCGAGCAGCCCGGAGAGCGTCGCGGCACTGACCCCGCCGCGGAATGCGTGGTGCAGATCGTCGGCGGTGGCGAACTCGGCCATGAAGCCGGTCAGACCCTCGGGTCCCAGCCCGTCGTAGAACCGGGCCATCACCTCATCGTCGGCGGAGTACATCATCAGGAACTGCGCGACCAGGTCGTAATCGGCGCCCGTGCGCTTGTCGGAGCCGATCCGCTCCAGCAGGTCCTCGACCACGTCGTCGACGTTCCTCGGTGTGCCACCGGACCGGTAGGCGATCTGGGTCCACGCGGTGGCACCCGGTCCCGGAGCTGTCTGCAAGGCGGCGATGATCCGCGCGTCCAGCGCCCGGCGCCGCTCCCCGAGCTCCTCCAGCAGTCGTTCCTGGAACCGGACGGCGGTCCGCGCCTCAGCTGTCTCTCGCTCCAGGGACGCCGCCCGGAGGTGACCCGCGGAATCGGCGAGGTCCACCGTCGAGCGAGCCGACGTCAGCTGCGCCTGATACGCGGCCACTTCCTGCTCACCGTTGCTCAACCGCCACCGGATCGCATCACCCTCCTCTTGCAGCAGGAACAACCCGTTGGCGTAATCGATCAGCGCCTGCGACACCCGCGCCCACCCCTGCGCCGTGGCCTCGGCCAGCTGCTCGACCGACACGCACGACGCCACCATCGCCTGCGCGCCCTGCCCGGCCCACACCTGATCGCTCACCCGGCCCCGCGCAGCACCAGCGATCTGACGACGCTCCAGCACCTCGGCCGCGACATCCTCGATCTGCCACCCGGCGCTCCGCACCACCGACACATCACCCCGGTCCGGGAACCGGTCAGCCTCGCTCACGACCCGGCACCCGCCAACGCCGCATCCGCCTGCTGCATCACCGCGACAGCCGCACGCGCCTGAGCACCCAACCCGGTCCAACTCTCAGCCAGGTTCGACTGCTGGTCGTACACCATCGTGAACGCCTGCCCGAACGCCTCCGCGACACCGGCCGACCCGCACGCACCGATCCCGGGACGCAGCACCGACATCCCCATCCCGGCCCGGGACAGCTCACCCGCCACCGCTGTCATCTCGCCCGAGTCCAGCACCAGCTCGCCCACGACACACCCTCCTGCCTGCGCACTGAATCGGCTCAACGCGCGCGAGGAAGCTATCGCCGCACGGTCGGTGATGGGCGCTGAACAGCAGGAATTGAGTGCGGTCTTGTCGGATTTGAGTAGTGCTACTCAGCCCCACCCGCCGAGGTACGCCTCCAGATCCGGCTCCCCGGCCAGCACCCGCACCTGATCGGTGACCACCTCGGCCCGGGGGAACAGATCGGTCCGCCCCCACCGGCGTTCCCGGGCTTCGGCGCGGGTGGCGCGCACCCGGAGCAGTCGGCGGCCCTCGGGGTGGAGCAGCGTGAGCTCACCGAGTTGTTCGGCGTCGAGTCGGCGCACAGCCTCGCGCACCGCGTCCCCGTCGACGCGCAGCGGGTGGTCGAGCTGCACCACGATCCGCACCCGGTCACCGATCCCGCCCGCCACCGCACCGGGCAGCGTCGCGAGCACCGAGTCCAGGCTGACGAACCGCTGCGCCGGGCTCACCCCCGGGGGCGGCAGCACGACGGTGTCGGCGTGTGCGCTGGGCAGCCCACGGCCGCGCGACCCCGGCACCGGGATCAGGTCGGTGAGCAGCAGGGTCTCGGCGTTCTTCGCGGTCAGGCTGGCCGCGTCGCCCCGGTCGGACCACTCCGGACCGTCGTGCCAGGCGACGGCGGTGGGCACATGGGCGAGGACCGCCCCCGCCAGCCAGGCGCGATAGGTCCACTCCCAGTCCTCACCGCCGTAGGAGGTGAACGACTCGTCGAACCCCCCGGCGGCGTCGAACAGGGTGCGGTGGCAGGCGGTGACGGCACCTATCACGTGCCGGTAGGACCGGTCGTCGGCATCGAGCAGGTTGCGCGAACGACGGTAGGCGTCGATCAGCCAGGCGGGCTCGGGCAGCTCGCGGGCCGGTCCGAGCTGTTCCACCGGGTCGTGGATCGGCGTGCCGGACAGCTCGGCGTGCCGTCGGCGACCCACGGTGAGGCAGTCGGGGGCCAACGCCGGGAGCCGGGTGAGCTCGCGCAGGTAGGAGGGCTCGGGAGCGGTGTCGGCGTCCAGGAACACCAGCACGTCACCGGTCGCGGCGGCGGCACCGAGGTTGCGGGCGGCGGCGAGTCGGAAGCCCCGGTCGTCCTGCCGCAGGAGTCGCACGTGTGCCGGGACCACCGGGGTGGTGGGCGACCCGTCGTCCACCACCAGGATCTCGGTGCGCTCCGCCGGGTGGTCCTGGCGGGACAGCGCGTGCAGGGTGCGCGCGAGCTGCTCGGGCTGGTCGTAGTGGGCCACGATGACCGAGACGGTGGGCGGTTCGGCGGGCTGCACGCCGTCCAGCAGGTCCCAACGGTTCCCGGGAAGCGCGGTCACGACTCCGCCCACCAGCGCAGGTATTCAGCCGCCACGTCGGCGAGGGTCGGCCGCAGCGATGTCCCCGGCGGCAGCACCGTCGATCCCGGGTCCCGCACCGCCCGCACCAGCGCCTCGACCAGCCCGTCGTCCGGGTAGGTGACCAGGGTGCCCGGCCGCAGTCCTGCCATCTCGGCCGCGTAGCGCGACTCGGCGACCAGGGGCCGTCGTCCCTGCTCCCCCCAGTCCAGCAGGCTCCGGGACGCCGACAGGTGCCGGTGGGCGGCGACCGGCACGCCGGGACCGCGCAGCGCGGCCGCGTAGTCGGCGTCGTCCAGTCCCCCGGTCACCGTGAACGTGACATCGAGGTCGGCGGCCAGCGCGGTCAGCCGGCGGACATCGTCCTCGTGTCCGGGGGACGGGGCGCCGATCGCCAGCACCGTCCCGGTGGTCGACCCGAGGCGCCGCGCAGCCGCTGCCACCGCCCGCACCACGTCGTCGTGCCCCTTCCCGGGGTAGATCCAGCCCGCGATCAGCGCGGTCACCCCGGCGCCGCTCGGCGGTGGGAGGACCGGGATCGGCAGCGTGCCCGCGCCGAGCGGGATCACCCGCACCGGTCGGTCGGCCACGCCGTGCTCGCCCAGCAGCGCCGCCTCGTGTCGGCTGTTCACCGCGACCCCGTCGGCCGCCGCGCACACCCGGGCGTAGGCGGCACCCCGGCGCACCAGGTTCCGCGCCCCGTCCGACTCCTGGGGCACGTCGTGCAGGGTGACCGTCAGCCGGGTGCGACCGGCGATCGCCTCGACCAGTTCCGCCGCGCCCTCCGGGGAGGACGCCACGAGTCGGTCGGTGAACTGCAGATGCGCCCGGCGGTGACCGGCCACCGCCGCCACCAGCTCGGCCGGGTCCTGCGCCGTGACGACGGGCACCCCGGGCATCTGTGCGACCAGATCGCGGGTGTACCGGGCGACCCCGTGCCGGGGCGGTCCGGTGAGCAGATGGACGGGAACATCAGGGGTGGTCACCAGGGTGATCGTCGTGGAGTCGCGGGGGGTCGGCAACCGCGCGAGACTGCGCAGACCGCCACAGCACGGCGCCGCTCCAGAACCGGGCGGTCCCCGCGGCACGGCACGTTCGAAGGACCCGGATGTCTCTCCTGTCCCAGACCACCAGCGGCGCGATGCGCCCGGTGGTCTCCCCCGCGACGGCGCAGCCGGTGCGGGTGGTCTCGGTTCCTGCCGGGCACCCCTATGTCGCCCGGGTGACCGCGGACCGTGAGGTCATGGTGCTGCCGGACCCCGCGCCGGAGGGGGCAGCGCCCGGGCAGTGGTGGCCGCCGGTGGTGCTCGATCCGGAGTGGATCACCGCTCACGCAGCGGACGCCGACCTGCTGCACCTGCACTTCGGCACCGAGTCCTTCACCCCGGAGCACCTGGCCGCCTGTGTCGACGCCGCCCACGCGGTCGGCTGGCCGGTGGTGCTCACCGTGCACGATCTGGACCACCCGCAGCTGACCGACCAGAGCCGGTACGTCGCCCAGCTGGACCTGCTCGTCCCCCGGGTGGACGCCCTGATCACGCTCACCCCTGGAGCCGCAGCGGAGATCGCCGCACGCTGGGGACGCCGCGCCCTGGTGCTGCCGCATCCCCGGCTGCTGTCCGGCAGCGCACCCCGGGTGCAGCCGACCGGCGGCTGCCGGGTGATCGGCCTGCACCTGAAGGACCTGCGGCCGAACGTCGACCCGATCGGTGCCACCCGCGCCCTGCTGTCGGCGCTGGCCGACCCGGCGCTGGACGGGCTCGGCACCCGGGCCGAGATCCGGATGCACCGCTCGGTCCGCGACCCCCGCGCCCGGGACGCGATCCGTGCGCTGTGCGCGTCCTCCCCGCTGGTCACCCTGATCGAGCACGACCGCCTGGACGACGCCGAGCTGGAGCGCAGCCTGGCCGGGTTGGACGCCTGCGTGCTGCCCTACGCCCACGGCACCCACTCCGGCTGGCTGGAACTGTGCTGGGACCTCGGCGTGCCTGTGGCGGCGCCCGCGGTGGGTCACTACGGCGATCAGCACCCGGACGGCTCGGTGGCGGTCTTCGGCCCCGGCGAGCTGGCCGCCGCCCTGCACCGGCTGCTGACGACCGGGACCCGGGCGGGCACCGGCGACCGGGACGCCGTGGTCCGCGAGCGCCGGGAGCTGCGCGTGGTGGCCGACCTGCGCGTCAGCACCCGGCACCGGGACCTGTACCGCGAGCTGCTCGCCGGATCCGCCCGATGACCCCGCTGCGGATCTGCGTGATCGCCCCCCTGCGGTTCCCGATCCGCCGTCCGCACGCCGGGGGGTTGGAGTCGGCGGTGTGGAACGAGGTCCGGGCTCTGCGGGCCCGTGGGCACCAGGTGTCCCTGATCGGGGTCGAGGGATCGGACTTCCTGGACGACGGCCCGCCGGAGTTCGTGCTGCCGTCCTTGTCCTGGCCGACCGGCACGCGGCCCACCGACTCGACCTATCCGCCCGGGTACCTGACCCGCTCGGTCCCGGCGCTGGACCGTGCGCTGGACCTGGTGCGAGGCCGGTTCGACGTGCTCTCCAACCACTGCCTGCACGGACTGCCGTTGCGGCGGTCGGCGGAGCTCGGCGTCCCGATGGTGTCGACCCTGCACACCCCGCTGGACCCGGAGCTGGTGGACGCGCTGCCCGGTGCCGGGTCGGTGCGGTTCCTGGCGGTCAGCGAGCACACCCGCGAGCAGTGGACCCGGGTCGGGGTGGACGCGACCGTGCTGCCGAACGGGATCGCCGCCGACGACTGGCCGCTGGGGCCCGGTGGCGACGGGTTGGTGTGGTTCGGCCGGATCGTGCCGGAGAAGGCACCGCACGTCGCGATCGCCGTGGCCCGGGCGCTGGGCATGCCGCTCACCCTGGCCGGCCGGATCGGGGACCAGGAGTACGCCGACCGGGAGGTGCTGCCGCATGTCGACGGGACGTCGGTGCGGTACGCGGGCCTGCTGGACCAGTCGGCGCTGGCCGCGCTGATCGGGTCGAGCGCCTGCGCCCTGGGCACCCCGGCGTGGGCAGAGCCGTTCGGTCTCGTCGGGCCGGAGGCGCTGATGTGCGGCACCCCGGTCGCCACCTTCGGGGTGGGCGGCATCGTGGAGATCGCCCGCCGCGCCACCGGGATGATCGCCGCCCCGCCCGGTGACCTGGGTGCGCTGGCCGAGGCCACCCGCCGGTTGACCCGCCGCAGCACTCCGGAGTTCCGGGCCGCGATCCGGGCGACCGCGCGCCGGCACTGGTCGCTGGACGCGCGCACCGACACCCTGGAGCGGGTGTTCGGCGAGCTGGCCGGTCGCCCGGTGGAACTCCTCGCATGAGCCGACCCGTGATCGGCTGGTACGTGCACCACCACGGCTCCGGGCATCTGGGGCGGCTGCGCGCCATCGCCCCGCACCTGGACGCCGACCTGTTCTGCTTCAGCTCGCTGCCAGCGCCCGACGACCTGCCCGCGCACTGCCGGTGGGTGCCGTTGGACCGCGACGACCAGGGCGAGACCCCCGCGCCCACCGCCGACGGCCTGCTGCACTGGGCACCGCTCGGACACCCCGGCCACCGCCGCCGCCTCACCACCATCGCCGACGCCGTGGAGCGGCACGGGATCAGCGCGATGGTGGTCGACGTGTCGGTGGAGGTGACGCTCTTCGCCCGGCTGCTCGGCATCCCCCCGGTGCTGATCGCCCAGCCGGGGCGGCGGGACGACCTGCCGCACACCCTCGGTCTGCGCGCGGCGACCCGGGTGCTCGCCCCGTGGCCCGCCGATCTGGTCCCGGCCGCTCACCTGGACGCGGTGCGGGAGAAGGTGGTGCATGTCGGCGGGATCAGCCGGTTCGAGGGCCGTGCG contains:
- a CDS encoding glycosyltransferase family 2 protein, with the translated sequence MTALPGNRWDLLDGVQPAEPPTVSVIVAHYDQPEQLARTLHALSRQDHPAERTEILVVDDGSPTTPVVPAHVRLLRQDDRGFRLAAARNLGAAAATGDVLVFLDADTAPEPSYLRELTRLPALAPDCLTVGRRRHAELSGTPIHDPVEQLGPARELPEPAWLIDAYRRSRNLLDADDRSYRHVIGAVTACHRTLFDAAGGFDESFTSYGGEDWEWTYRAWLAGAVLAHVPTAVAWHDGPEWSDRGDAASLTAKNAETLLLTDLIPVPGSRGRGLPSAHADTVVLPPPGVSPAQRFVSLDSVLATLPGAVAGGIGDRVRIVVQLDHPLRVDGDAVREAVRRLDAEQLGELTLLHPEGRRLLRVRATRAEARERRWGRTDLFPRAEVVTDQVRVLAGEPDLEAYLGGWG
- a CDS encoding glycosyltransferase, whose protein sequence is MTTPDVPVHLLTGPPRHGVARYTRDLVAQMPGVPVVTAQDPAELVAAVAGHRRAHLQFTDRLVASSPEGAAELVEAIAGRTRLTVTLHDVPQESDGARNLVRRGAAYARVCAAADGVAVNSRHEAALLGEHGVADRPVRVIPLGAGTLPIPVLPPPSGAGVTALIAGWIYPGKGHDDVVRAVAAAARRLGSTTGTVLAIGAPSPGHEDDVRRLTALAADLDVTFTVTGGLDDADYAAALRGPGVPVAAHRHLSASRSLLDWGEQGRRPLVAESRYAAEMAGLRPGTLVTYPDDGLVEALVRAVRDPGSTVLPPGTSLRPTLADVAAEYLRWWAES
- a CDS encoding glycosyltransferase; its protein translation is MTPLRICVIAPLRFPIRRPHAGGLESAVWNEVRALRARGHQVSLIGVEGSDFLDDGPPEFVLPSLSWPTGTRPTDSTYPPGYLTRSVPALDRALDLVRGRFDVLSNHCLHGLPLRRSAELGVPMVSTLHTPLDPELVDALPGAGSVRFLAVSEHTREQWTRVGVDATVLPNGIAADDWPLGPGGDGLVWFGRIVPEKAPHVAIAVARALGMPLTLAGRIGDQEYADREVLPHVDGTSVRYAGLLDQSALAALIGSSACALGTPAWAEPFGLVGPEALMCGTPVATFGVGGIVEIARRATGMIAAPPGDLGALAEATRRLTRRSTPEFRAAIRATARRHWSLDARTDTLERVFGELAGRPVELLA
- a CDS encoding glycosyltransferase, translated to MSRPVIGWYVHHHGSGHLGRLRAIAPHLDADLFCFSSLPAPDDLPAHCRWVPLDRDDQGETPAPTADGLLHWAPLGHPGHRRRLTTIADAVERHGISAMVVDVSVEVTLFARLLGIPPVLIAQPGRRDDLPHTLGLRAATRVLAPWPADLVPAAHLDAVREKVVHVGGISRFEGRAVPTTERSGVLMLGGRGGTTVTGEQIESAVAATPDRRWTLLGTPAASVTWSADPWSALTAADTVVSWAGQNAIADLAVAQARAVVVPQPRPFDEQHATAAALAAAGLAVVADDWPEPAAWPELLDRAAALRPDWSRWRTDGAAARAAEVIDQVARGGAGC